One genomic segment of Hordeum vulgare subsp. vulgare chromosome 2H, MorexV3_pseudomolecules_assembly, whole genome shotgun sequence includes these proteins:
- the LOC123425063 gene encoding uncharacterized protein LOC123425063, producing the protein MDEQEFRRMLDLYPVVRSRDYCKDELESSSKGTTQQEQAQEIKGTKKKAAEDLFLRKLKMAAEKKVGATKAELFCKTFEEAHERLVYKELDLDAAQRFLSAYKS; encoded by the exons ATGGACGAGCAGGAGTTTCGGCGCATGCTCGATCTCTACCCCGTCGTTCGGTCCCGCGACTACTGC AAGGATGAATTGGAATCATCAAGCAAAGGCACCACACAGCAAGAGCAAGCTCAG GAGATAAAAGGAACCAAAAAGAAGGCTGCAGAAG ATCTATTCCTGCGGAAATTGAAGATGGCTGCTGAGAAAAAG GTTGGAGCAACAAAGGCAGAACTATTCTGCAAGACATTCGAAGAAGCTCATGAGAGACTT GTTTACAAAGAATTGGATCTGGATGCTGCTCAAAGGTTCCTGAGTGCCTACAAGAGTTGA
- the LOC123425062 gene encoding 4-coumarate--CoA ligase 5, whose amino-acid sequence MGSLPEQQQQQVVFRSTLPDIAIPDHLPLHDYVFERLAERRDRACLIDGATGETLTVGDVHRLSRRVAAGLHALGVRHGSTVMLLLPNCVEFALAFLAASRLGAATTTANPLHTPPEIAKQAAASRATVVVTEPAFVAKARGLAGVTVIVATGDGAEGCASFADLAAADDSALHEAPIDVAGDVVALPYSSGTTGLPKGVMLSHRGLVTSVAQLVDGDNPNLHLREDDVVLCVLPMFHVYSLHSILLCGLRAGAALVVMKRFDTVKMMELVERHGITIAPLVPPIVVEMAKGDAMDRHDLSSVRMVISGAAPMGKELQDIIHAKLPNAVLGQGYGMTEAGPVLSMCMAFAKEPSPVKSGACGTVVRNAELKIVDPETGLCLGRNQPGEICIRGRQIMKGYLDNPEATAETVDKDGWLHTGDVGFVDDDDEIFIVDRLKELIKYKGFQVAPAELEAMLIAHPGIADAAVVPMKDDASGEVPVAFVVPSSSEGADMTEDEIKQYVAKQVVFYKRLQKVFFVSSIPKAPSGKILRKDLRAKLAAGAC is encoded by the exons ATGGGCTCGttgccggagcagcagcagcagcaggtcgTCTTCCGCTCCACGCTGCCGGACATCGCCATCCCGGACCACCTCCCGCTCCACGACTACGTCTTCGAGCGCCTGGCCGAGCGCCGCGACCGCGCCTGCCTCATCGACGGCGCCACGGGCGAGACGCTCACTGTCGGCGACGTGCACCGCCTCTCCCGGCGCGTGGCCGCCGGGTTGCATGCCCTCGGCGTCCGCCACGGCAGCACCGTGATGCTGCTCCTCCCCAACTGCGTCGAGTTCGCGCTGGCCTTCCTCGCCGCGTCCCGCctcggcgccgccaccaccacggCGAACCCGCTCCACACCCCGCCCGAGATCGCCAAGCAGGCCGCGGCGTCCCGCGCCACCGTCGTGGTGACCGAGCCGGCGTTCGTCGCCAAGGCGCGGGGCCTCGCGGGCGTCACCGTCATCGTCGCCACGGGCGACGGCGCCGAGGGCTGCGCCTCGTTCGCCGACCTGGCCGCCGCCGATGACTCGGCGCTGCACGAGGCGCCCATCGACGTGGCCGGCGACGTGGTGGCGCTGCCCTACTCGTCGGGCACCACGGGGCTCCCCAAGGGCGTCATGCTGTCGCACCGCGGGCTGGTCACCAGCGTCGCGCAGCTCGTCGACGGCGACAACCCCAACCTCCACCTCCGGGAGGACGACGTGGTGCTCTGCGTGCTCCCCATGTTCCACGTCTACTCGCTGCACTCCATCCTGCTCTGCGGGCTGCGCGCCGGCGCCGCCCTCGTCGTCATGAAGCGCTTCGACACGGTCAAGATGATGGAGCTGGTGGAGCGCCACGGCATCACCATCGCGCCGCTCGTGCCGCCCATCGTCGTCGAGATGGCCAAGGGCGACGCCATGGACCGCCACGACCTCTCCTCCGTCCGCATGGTCATCTCCGGCGCCGCGCCCATGGGCAAGGAGCTGCAGGACATCATCCACGCCAAGCTCCCCAATGCCGTGCTCGGACAG GGCTATGGGATGACAGAGGCAGGTCCGGTGCTGTCGATGTGCATGGCGTTCGCCAAGGAGCCGTCGCCGGTGAAGTCAGGCGCATGCGGCACGGTGGTAAGGAACGCGGAGCTCAAGATCGTCGACCCGGAGACCGGGCTGTGCCTCGGGCGCAACCAGCCCGGGGAGATCTGCATCAGGGGAAGGCAGATCATGAAGGGGTACCTCGACAACCCGGAGGCTACGGCGGAGACCGTGGACAAGGACGGGTGGCTGCACACCGGCGACGTCGGGTTcgtggacgacgacgacgagatctTCATCGTGGACCGGCTCAAGGAGCTCATCAAGTACAAGGGGTTCCAGGTCGCCCCCGCCGAGCTCGAGGCCATGCTCATCGCCCACCCCGGCATCGCCGACGCCGCCGTCGTCCC GATGAAGGATGATGCCAGCGGCGAGGTGCCAGTGGCGTTCGTAGTGCCGTCGTCTTCGGAGGGTGCCGACATGACCGAGGACGAGATCAAGCAGTACGTGGCGAAGCAGGTGGTGTTCTACAAGAGGCTGCAGAAGGTCTTCTTCGTGAGCTCCATCCCCAAGGCGCCGTCCGGGAAGATCCTGAGGAAGGACCTGCGAGCAAAGCTGGCCGCCGGAGCGTGCTGA